The following are from one region of the Pseudomonas lalucatii genome:
- a CDS encoding alpha/beta fold hydrolase, giving the protein MRDRLILLPGWGLGTAPLEPLAEALRGLDQRLRVQVEPLPPLASSDPEAWLDELDANLPEDAWLGGWSLGGMLAAQLAARRGERCSGLLCLASNPRFVADGQWPAAMPAETFAAFRQGCAQDARATLKRFALLCAQGASDARGLSRQLLGAAPQTGADALLAGLDLLAALDGRAALQAFVGPQLHLFAGRDALVPGQAAAALLDLLPDVEIGLIDAASHAFVLERPHEVAAAIQAFLHEAGDD; this is encoded by the coding sequence ATGCGTGATCGCCTGATCCTGTTGCCCGGCTGGGGCCTGGGCACCGCCCCCCTGGAACCCCTGGCCGAGGCCCTGCGCGGCCTGGATCAGCGCCTGCGGGTGCAGGTCGAGCCATTGCCGCCGCTGGCCAGCAGCGACCCCGAGGCCTGGCTCGACGAGCTGGACGCCAACCTGCCCGAGGACGCCTGGCTGGGCGGCTGGTCGCTGGGCGGCATGCTCGCCGCCCAGCTGGCGGCGCGGCGGGGCGAGCGTTGCAGCGGGCTGCTGTGCCTGGCCAGCAATCCGCGCTTCGTCGCCGACGGGCAGTGGCCCGCGGCCATGCCGGCGGAAACCTTCGCCGCCTTCCGCCAGGGCTGCGCCCAGGATGCGCGGGCCACCCTGAAGCGCTTCGCCCTGCTCTGCGCCCAGGGCGCCAGCGACGCCCGCGGGCTGTCGCGCCAGCTGCTCGGCGCGGCGCCCCAGACCGGGGCCGATGCCTTGCTGGCCGGCCTCGATCTGCTCGCCGCGCTGGATGGCCGCGCCGCGCTGCAGGCCTTCGTCGGCCCGCAGCTGCACCTGTTCGCCGGGCGCGACGCGCTGGTGCCGGGCCAGGCCGCGGCGGCCCTGCTCGACCTGCTGCCGGACGTCGAGATCGGCCTGATCGATGCGGCCAGCCATGCCTTCGTCCTGGAGCGCCCCCACGAGGTGGCGGCGGCGATCCAGGCCTTCCTGCACGAGGCCGGTGATGACTGA
- the bioF gene encoding 8-amino-7-oxononanoate synthase — translation MSFDLASRLAERRAAQLYRQRPLLDSPQGPQVRVDGRELLAFCSNDYLGLANHPQVIEAWQAGARRWGVGGGASHLVIGHSTPHHELEEALAAFTGRPRALLFSTGYMANLGAVTALLGQGDTVLEDRLNHASLLDAGLLSGARFSRYLHNDAASLAGRLEKAAGNTLVVTDGVFSMDGDLADLPALCAAAKKRDAWVMVDDAHGFGPLGANGGGIAEHFGLGTDEVQVLVGTLGKGFGTAGAFVAGSEELVETLVQFARPYIYTTSQPPALACATLKSLELLRAEGWRREHLNALIQRFRQGATEIGLTLMDSATPIQPILVGDSGRALRLSQLLRERGLLVTAIRPPTVPAGSARLRVTLSAAHSLAQLELLLEALAECWPQLATDDEESGHA, via the coding sequence ATGAGTTTCGATCTCGCCTCCCGCCTCGCCGAGCGCCGCGCCGCCCAGCTGTATCGCCAGCGGCCGTTGCTCGATTCGCCGCAGGGCCCGCAGGTCAGGGTCGACGGCCGCGAGCTGCTGGCCTTCTGCTCCAACGACTACCTCGGCCTGGCCAATCACCCTCAGGTGATCGAGGCCTGGCAGGCCGGCGCCCGGCGCTGGGGCGTCGGTGGTGGCGCCTCGCACCTGGTGATCGGCCACAGCACCCCGCACCACGAACTGGAGGAGGCCCTGGCCGCCTTCACCGGGCGGCCCCGGGCACTGCTGTTCTCCACCGGCTACATGGCCAACCTCGGCGCCGTCACCGCGCTGCTCGGCCAGGGCGACACGGTGCTGGAAGACCGTCTCAACCACGCGTCCCTGCTGGACGCCGGGCTGCTGTCCGGCGCGCGCTTCTCCCGTTACCTGCACAACGATGCCGCCAGCCTGGCCGGCCGCCTGGAGAAGGCGGCCGGCAACACCCTGGTGGTGACCGACGGGGTGTTCAGCATGGACGGCGACCTGGCCGACCTGCCGGCGCTCTGCGCCGCGGCGAAGAAGCGGGACGCCTGGGTGATGGTCGACGACGCCCACGGCTTCGGCCCGCTCGGGGCCAACGGCGGTGGCATCGCCGAGCACTTCGGCCTCGGCACGGACGAGGTGCAGGTGCTGGTCGGCACCCTGGGCAAGGGCTTCGGTACCGCCGGTGCCTTCGTCGCCGGCAGCGAAGAGCTGGTCGAGACCCTGGTGCAGTTCGCCCGGCCCTACATCTACACCACCAGCCAGCCGCCGGCGCTGGCCTGCGCCACCCTCAAGAGCCTGGAGCTGCTGCGCGCTGAAGGCTGGCGCCGCGAGCACCTGAATGCCTTGATCCAGCGCTTTCGCCAGGGCGCCACAGAGATCGGCTTGACCCTGATGGACAGCGCGACGCCGATCCAGCCGATCCTGGTCGGCGACAGCGGCCGCGCCCTGCGCCTGTCGCAGCTGCTGCGCGAACGCGGCCTGCTGGTCACCGCGATCCGCCCGCCGACCGTGCCGGCCGGCAGTGCGCGCCTGCGGGTGACCCTGTCCGCGGCCCACAGCCTGGCGCAGCTGGAGCTGCTGCTGGAGGCCCTGGCCGAGTGCTGGCCGCAACTGGCGACTGATGACGAGGAGAGCGGCCATGCGTGA